The Deltaproteobacteria bacterium DNA window CTAGATGAGGCGGCACATGACTGTAAAATGGCTGTGGATCAGGCACCAGAATTCGCTCCGGCACACTTAAATATGGCCCTGACTTTGATGGACAAGGGCGACTGGGCAGGTGCCGCGGCTAGTTATCAAAAAGCCCTAGCACTCGACCCGAACAATTATGATTCGCTTTATTTCTGGGCTTCCGCTTTAAGAGACCGCGGAGATTACCACGGAGCTATTCAGAGCTTTACCAAGCTGGCAGCGCTCTACCCTCGTAGCGAAGAAGCGAGGCGTGAACTCGAGCACACCCAGAGCCTAGCCGCTACCGGAGGAACTGCAAAAAACTAGCTACCAGGGGTCCCTGCAACGGCTATGAGGGTTGAGCCTAATAATCAAACAACATTGACTAATTAAGAAACATCTCAAGTTTTTCCAGCTATGACCGAAGCCTACTCTGAAGGTTAAATGCGTCTAACGCATCTTCGCCCACCGTGTCTTGCCCGGCTTAACCGGCGCGGTCTAACACAACCCCACCAGACTCACCGTATGTGCTCGCTGCCAACCGGCCTAGCGAGCACCACTCTTTTCGGTACTTTTTCATACACTCTTAGGATGCGAGTGTCTGCCTGAGGAGACGCAACGCATCACGCCCACTCAACACCCGCGCAGCCGTCAGGACACCACTAATCAAAGCGCCACTTACCCCGCAGGTTACTAAATCCTGCCCAGTCAGATACAAGCCGTCGATAGGCGTGTCAACCCGGAGCCAAGACTGTTTAAAGCGCTGAGGATCGTGACGCAGCCCGTATATTTCGCCATGTTCATAGCCGGCGAAGTGCTTAGTCGAAAGCGGAGTTGAAAGTTCAGCGATCTCAA harbors:
- a CDS encoding tetratricopeptide repeat protein codes for the protein LPDWARPHNNLGTSFVNLDRYQDAADALAKALKLRPVYPLAWSNRCSVVRQLKRLDEAAHDCKMAVDQAPEFAPAHLNMALTLMDKGDWAGAAASYQKALALDPNNYDSLYFWASALRDRGDYHGAIQSFTKLAALYPRSEEARRELEHTQSLAATGGTAKN